A portion of the Pseudarthrobacter defluvii genome contains these proteins:
- a CDS encoding SCO4848 family membrane protein, producing MQLPVFAALVLIVAGVWSLVVWPQFLRRVMKDPRARDAAGKATKFLTVHVVLVSISVVLGLATAVIGVLGLLG from the coding sequence ATGCAGCTTCCCGTCTTTGCCGCGCTTGTCCTCATTGTCGCCGGCGTTTGGTCGCTGGTGGTCTGGCCGCAGTTCCTGCGCCGCGTCATGAAGGATCCGCGGGCCCGCGACGCCGCCGGCAAGGCAACGAAGTTCCTGACCGTCCATGTGGTGCTGGTGAGCATCTCCGTGGTGCTGGGGCTCGCCACGGCAGTGATCGGGGTCCTCGGCCTGCTGGGCTGA